The stretch of DNA TGGAACTTACGGAAAAGTTAAGGGATTATTTTCCGGATGCCTTGTGCCGGATCCCCAAGGCTTCACGTTCCTCTCTGTTTGACTCCCCCGGGAAGGATTGCCCGAACCTTGTTTCTGACCTTACGGGCGATTTCAGGCCGCGCGTTCATACAGGACCTTGCCTTCCCGAATCGCTTCCCGAATGACGGTTCCCAGGCAATCCCGATGCCTCTCCACTTCCTCGGGCGTTACGACAATGATGTCCGTCGGAATGGGTATTCCCACCAGGAGCAGATCGATCTCTACGTTCGCCTTTCGCTTGGACCCCGGCACGTTCATGACGATCAGCAAGTCAGCGTCGCTGTCCGTCGTCTGCGTGCCACGGGCGTACGAGCCGAATAAAATGATCTTCTCCGGCCGAAACCGTTCCGTGATCCGTTTCACAATGCCATCAAGAACAACCTGAATTTCTTTCTCGGTCGTAATGTTGTTACCCGCACGCGCCGAATGTTCGCACATAATTCCCAAATTGGTTGATGACACCGCAAACATCTATAGGCTGGAAATCTGGTCGGGACGGCCAGATTCGAACTGGCGACCCTCTGCTCCCAAAGCAGATGCGCTACCAGGCTGCGCCACGTCCCGACTTGTTAACGGTCAATCCTCCGTAGATTTCTTTGTCGGCGCCCACTCCTTCGCCAGCTTCTGCGCCTCGGCGATCTGTTCCGGCGTCATCCCGGCGGCGACGCGGTCCCGGTTCGCTTCCGCCTTCTCTCGCGTGAGCTGTCCCTTCGGGGGGAGCCGCGAGGCAGCCAGCTCGAACCACAGGTACGCCTGGACATCGTCCCGCGC from Thermodesulfobacteriota bacterium encodes:
- a CDS encoding nucleotidyltransferase domain-containing protein, which produces MSSTNLGIMCEHSARAGNNITTEKEIQVVLDGIVKRITERFRPEKIILFGSYARGTQTTDSDADLLIVMNVPGSKRKANVEIDLLLVGIPIPTDIIVVTPEEVERHRDCLGTVIREAIREGKVLYERAA